In a genomic window of Microterricola viridarii:
- the aceE gene encoding pyruvate dehydrogenase (acetyl-transferring), homodimeric type, producing the protein MTVNDQDPYSVNNVDSDPEETAEWAESLNALVAAHGHERGREIMLSLLKRSKELHLGVPMVPTTDYINTIAPEDEAAFPGDEGIERRYRAWLRWNAAVMVHRAQRPGISVGGHISTYAGAASLYEVGFNHFFRGQDHPGGGDQIFIQGHASPGTYARAYLEGRLSEQQLDGFRQEKSQAPYGLSSYPHPRLMPEFWQFPTVSMGLGPINAIYQAQTNRYLTNRGIKDASDQQVWAFLGDGEMDEVESRGQLQVAANEGLDNLNFVINCNLQRLDGPVRGNGKIVQELESFFRGAGWNVIKVVWGREWDDLLARDTDGALRTLMNVTPDGDYQTYKAENGAYVRENFFGRDPRALELVKDLSDDQIWGLKRGGHDYRKIYAAFKAASEHKGQPTVILAKTVKGYGLGPSFEGRNATHQMKKMTLDNLKTFRDAMHIPITDAQLEENPYLPPYYKPADNDEAIQYLHDRRRELGGYLPERRSAHTAISLPDDSAYAIAKKGSGTQEIATTMAFVRLLKDLIRSKEFGHRIVPIIPDEARTFGIDAFFPTAKIYNPNGQHYTSVDRELLLAYKESPQGQIIHVGINEAGALASFTNIGTSYATHGEPLIPFYVFYSMFGFQRTGDAIWAAGDQMARGFMIAATAGRTTLTGEGLQHADGHSLVLSATNPAVVSYDPAYGYEIGHIVRSGLERMYGGAHEDPNVMYYLTVYNEPIIHPAEPEGLDVDGVVRGIYKLKDGAAAGPKAQLLASGVSVAWALEAQELLAADWGVSADVWSVTSWSELRRDGLAADEHNFLYPEEEPRTPYVWQKLGAAQGPFVAVTDFSHSVPDQIRPFIPGTYATLGADDFGFSDTRAAARRYFKIDGPSMVVRTLQLLAARGEVDPGAPAQAIAKYRLHDVNAGTTGSAGGES; encoded by the coding sequence GTGACTGTCAACGACCAGGACCCTTACTCGGTCAACAACGTGGACTCCGACCCGGAGGAAACGGCCGAGTGGGCCGAATCGCTCAACGCGCTTGTCGCTGCTCACGGGCACGAACGCGGCCGCGAGATCATGCTGAGCCTGCTGAAGCGCTCCAAAGAGCTGCACCTCGGCGTGCCCATGGTTCCGACCACGGACTACATCAACACCATCGCGCCCGAGGACGAGGCAGCATTCCCCGGCGACGAGGGCATCGAGCGCCGTTACCGCGCCTGGCTGCGCTGGAACGCCGCCGTCATGGTGCACCGCGCACAGCGTCCCGGCATCTCCGTCGGCGGCCACATCTCGACCTACGCCGGAGCGGCCTCGCTCTACGAGGTCGGCTTCAACCATTTCTTCCGCGGCCAGGACCACCCGGGCGGCGGAGACCAGATCTTCATCCAGGGCCACGCCTCCCCCGGCACCTACGCCCGCGCCTACCTCGAGGGCCGCCTGAGCGAGCAGCAGCTCGACGGATTCCGCCAGGAGAAGTCCCAGGCCCCGTACGGCCTCTCCTCCTACCCGCACCCGCGCCTCATGCCCGAGTTCTGGCAGTTCCCGACCGTGTCGATGGGCCTCGGCCCGATCAACGCGATCTACCAGGCGCAGACCAACCGCTACCTCACCAACCGCGGAATCAAGGACGCCAGCGACCAGCAGGTCTGGGCGTTCCTCGGCGACGGCGAGATGGACGAGGTCGAGAGCCGCGGCCAGCTCCAGGTCGCAGCCAACGAGGGCCTGGACAACCTCAACTTCGTCATCAACTGCAACCTGCAGCGCCTTGACGGCCCCGTCCGCGGCAACGGCAAGATCGTGCAGGAGCTGGAGAGCTTCTTCCGCGGTGCCGGCTGGAACGTCATCAAGGTCGTCTGGGGCCGCGAGTGGGACGACCTGCTCGCCCGCGACACCGACGGCGCCCTGCGCACGCTGATGAACGTCACCCCCGACGGTGACTACCAGACCTACAAGGCCGAGAACGGCGCCTACGTCCGCGAGAACTTCTTCGGCCGGGACCCCCGCGCCCTCGAGCTCGTCAAGGACCTGAGCGACGACCAGATCTGGGGCCTCAAGCGCGGCGGCCACGACTACCGCAAGATCTACGCGGCGTTCAAGGCGGCATCCGAGCACAAGGGCCAGCCGACCGTCATCCTGGCGAAGACCGTCAAGGGCTACGGCCTCGGACCGAGCTTCGAGGGCCGCAACGCGACCCACCAGATGAAGAAGATGACGCTGGACAACCTTAAGACGTTCCGCGACGCGATGCACATCCCCATCACCGACGCGCAGCTCGAAGAGAACCCGTACCTGCCGCCGTACTACAAGCCGGCAGACAACGACGAGGCGATCCAGTACCTGCACGACCGCCGTCGCGAGCTCGGTGGCTACCTGCCGGAGCGCCGCAGCGCGCACACGGCGATCTCGCTGCCGGATGACTCGGCCTACGCCATCGCCAAGAAGGGCTCCGGCACCCAGGAGATCGCCACCACCATGGCGTTCGTCCGACTGCTCAAGGACCTGATCCGCTCCAAGGAGTTCGGCCACCGCATCGTGCCGATCATCCCGGACGAGGCGCGCACCTTCGGCATCGACGCCTTCTTCCCGACGGCGAAGATCTACAACCCGAACGGCCAGCACTACACCTCGGTCGACCGCGAACTGCTGCTCGCCTACAAGGAGAGCCCGCAGGGCCAGATCATCCACGTCGGCATCAACGAGGCCGGCGCCCTGGCGTCGTTCACGAACATCGGAACCAGCTACGCCACGCACGGCGAGCCGCTGATCCCGTTCTACGTGTTCTACTCGATGTTCGGCTTCCAGCGCACCGGCGACGCCATCTGGGCCGCCGGAGACCAGATGGCCCGCGGCTTCATGATCGCCGCGACCGCCGGGCGCACGACGCTGACCGGCGAGGGCCTGCAGCACGCCGACGGCCACTCCCTGGTGCTCTCCGCCACGAACCCGGCCGTCGTCTCCTACGACCCGGCCTACGGCTACGAGATCGGCCACATCGTCCGCAGCGGCCTGGAGCGCATGTACGGCGGGGCGCACGAAGACCCCAACGTCATGTACTACCTGACCGTCTACAACGAGCCGATCATCCACCCGGCCGAGCCGGAGGGTCTCGACGTCGACGGCGTCGTGCGCGGCATCTACAAGCTCAAGGACGGCGCGGCCGCCGGCCCGAAGGCTCAGCTGCTGGCATCCGGTGTCTCGGTCGCCTGGGCCCTCGAGGCGCAGGAGCTGCTCGCGGCTGACTGGGGCGTGTCGGCGGATGTCTGGTCGGTCACCTCGTGGAGCGAGCTGCGCCGCGACGGCCTGGCCGCAGACGAGCACAACTTCCTGTACCCGGAGGAAGAGCCCCGCACGCCGTACGTCTGGCAGAAGCTGGGCGCGGCCCAGGGCCCGTTCGTCGCTGTGACGGACTTCTCGCACAGCGTGCCGGACCAGATCCGCCCGTTCATCCCCGGCACCTACGCGACGCTCGGAGCCGATGACTTCGGCTTCAGCGACACGCGTGCCGCCGCCCGCCGCTACTTCAAGATCGACGGACCGTCGATGGTCGTCCGCACGCTGCAGCTGCTTGCTGCACGCGGCGAGGTCGACCCCGGCGCACCCGCGCAGGCGATCGCGAAGTACCGTCTGCACGACGTCAACGCCGGCACGACGGGCTCAGCCGGGGGCGAGAGCTAA
- a CDS encoding PucR family transcriptional regulator: MATRPKTKEETLAWLRTLSGELSTTTLKRLEETLPWYGDMPPGRRSAVGLVAQAGITSFISWYDDPASTPWIAADVFGAAPRELLRSVSLQQTLQLIRVVVEVVEERIKDRGEGLHEAILLYSREIAFGAADVYARAAEARGLWDARLEALVVDSILSGEYDDELPSRIAALGWHGHGEVSVLVGTTPRMLDVDQLRRAARHMSADVLIGVQGNRLVLVIGRSQPSPGATAETDDESKPIEPVISFMEMAVQLEPHFGQGHLVLGHEVPNLVDASKSAKAALAGFAVAHSWRHAPRPVQADDLLPERALAGDPLARATLIHRIYRPLQAHSTELLTTLWCYLDNGRSLEATARELFVHPNTVRYRLKRVSEVIGWDATGAREALILQSALIIGSISDHDGLRRRR, translated from the coding sequence GTGGCGACGAGGCCGAAGACAAAAGAAGAGACGCTGGCTTGGCTGCGCACCCTCTCCGGTGAGCTGTCAACCACGACGTTGAAGCGTCTCGAGGAGACGCTGCCCTGGTATGGCGACATGCCACCGGGGCGGCGCTCCGCCGTCGGCCTCGTCGCGCAAGCGGGCATCACCTCGTTCATCTCCTGGTACGACGACCCGGCCTCCACGCCGTGGATCGCCGCGGACGTGTTCGGGGCCGCCCCGCGCGAGCTCCTCCGCTCGGTCAGCCTGCAGCAGACGCTGCAGCTGATCCGGGTCGTCGTCGAGGTCGTCGAGGAGCGGATCAAGGACCGCGGCGAGGGCCTGCACGAGGCGATCCTGCTCTACTCGCGGGAGATCGCCTTCGGCGCCGCCGACGTCTACGCCAGGGCCGCCGAGGCCCGCGGCCTCTGGGACGCGCGCCTGGAGGCACTGGTCGTCGACTCGATCCTCTCCGGCGAGTACGACGACGAACTGCCCAGCCGCATCGCCGCGCTCGGCTGGCACGGCCACGGCGAGGTCTCCGTGCTCGTCGGCACCACGCCGCGCATGCTGGACGTCGACCAGCTGCGCCGCGCCGCCCGGCATATGTCTGCCGACGTGCTCATCGGCGTGCAGGGCAACCGGCTGGTGCTCGTGATCGGCCGCTCGCAGCCCTCTCCGGGGGCCACCGCCGAGACGGACGACGAGTCCAAGCCGATCGAGCCGGTCATCAGCTTCATGGAGATGGCCGTGCAGCTGGAACCGCACTTCGGCCAGGGCCACCTCGTGCTCGGCCACGAGGTGCCGAACCTGGTGGACGCCTCCAAGAGCGCCAAGGCGGCGCTGGCCGGCTTCGCCGTCGCCCACTCCTGGCGGCACGCCCCGCGCCCAGTGCAGGCCGACGACCTGCTGCCCGAGCGCGCCCTGGCCGGCGACCCGCTGGCCCGCGCCACCCTCATCCACCGCATCTACCGCCCGCTGCAGGCGCACTCCACCGAGCTGCTCACCACCCTGTGGTGCTACCTCGACAACGGGCGCTCGCTCGAGGCGACGGCGCGCGAGCTCTTCGTGCACCCGAACACCGTGCGCTACCGACTGAAGCGCGTCTCCGAGGTGATCGGCTGGGATGCCACCGGCGCCCGCGAGGCGCTGATTCTGCAGTCCGCACTCATCATCGGCTCCATCAGCGACCACGACGGCCTGCGCCGACGCCGCTGA